A genomic window from Carassius carassius chromosome 29, fCarCar2.1, whole genome shotgun sequence includes:
- the LOC132109648 gene encoding uncharacterized protein LOC132109648: MTYYACEFLSTVYIRISTGNNRLSFIRYGLVIFGAIDGYSRKIMYLGPATDNKASTALGFFLQSVERHGFPLRVRGDQGVENVEIARCMFSVRCCGRGSYISGKSVHNQRSERLWRDIWMAVTNIYYDVLHSLEEEGLLEPTNSLHLFCCQFVFLPRLQASLDSFTSGWNNHPLRTESNRSPDQLWEIGLLQNPVPPPVQSEIAQDDDSDWDTDSISDQPWTGIVVPPVECPLTEELKAQIQTFFNPTSHSQNYGRDKYLEVLNFVLLHS, from the exons ATGACTTATTATGCATGTGAGTTTCTCTCTACAGTTTACATACGCATTTCAACTGGTAATAACAGATTATCTTTTATCAGATATGGCCTTGTGATATTCGGTGCCATTGATGGGTACTCCAGAAAg ATCATGTACCTTGGACCTGCAACCGATAACAAGGCATCCACTGCCCTCGGTTTCTTCCTTCAGTCAGTGGAGAGACATGGGTTTCCATTGAG agTTCGAGGAGACCAAGGAGTTGAAAATGTAGAGATTGCCAGATGTATGTTTTCTGTGCGTTGTTGTGGCAGGGGAAGCTACATCTCAGGAAAAAGCGTGCATAACCAGCG CAGTGAGCGCCTTTGGCGTGACATATGGATGGCAGTTACAAACATCTATTATGATGTTTTGCACAGCCTTGAAGAGGAAGGATTACTAGAGCCAACCAACAGCCTTCACCTCTTTTGCTGTCAGTTTGTGTTCCTGCCTCGTCTCCAGGCCAGCCTTGACTCCTTTACTAGTGGGTGGAATAACCATCCTCTCCGCACAGAGAGTAATAGAAGCCCAGACCAGTTGTGGGAAATTGGACTCCTGCAAAACCCTGTCCCTCCTCCAGTCCAATCTGAG ATTGCACAAGACGACGACTCTGACTGGGACACAGACAGTATCTCTGACCAGCCGTGGACAGGAATTGTAGTTCCTCCAGTCGAATGCCCCTTAACTGAAGAACTTAAGGCccaaattcaaactttttttaaccCAACCTCACACTCTCAAAACTATGGAAGAGACAAGTATTTAGAAGTTTTGAATTTTGTTCTGCTTCATTCTTAA
- the LOC132109647 gene encoding uncharacterized protein LOC132109647, which yields MKCPDDVLRLLARRVDDSKDFKICVSRTDFYQRAMVQWQRQKRGTPGNTLRVTFLGEAGVDTGAIRKEFLSDLIGEIEKHLFEHRGHQRGKSPIYSLSNLENGFFKTAGEVFSVSLAQGGPAPRFLRPWCFDYLSSGDLDESTLTIDDVDDAELYNLIKKVEEEETDLSAWNDQIINCGFTGAIKPENKEAIIRSIVLHATLRLFPLLKQIRKGLEVYNFVDILENHSGLCHQIFVPDVDDDDKADADFIMQNILPKMSEKGSVRETYETAIINFLQDFLQEIESCEDNPDGDILPLTVPGVMQWLTGQGHKPLLMSELKEFKISLHFDHECMQRMPEHKICFPVVSACARKITFPTVHMGDYSSFKSVKLQAIQFDDGFNRI from the exons ATGAAATG TCCAGATGATGTATTGCGTTTGTTGGCAAGAAGGGTAGATGACAGCAAGGATTTCAAGATCTGTGTTTCTCGAACTGACTTCTATCAAAGAGCTATGGTGCAGTGGCAAAGACAAAAGAGAGGAACCCCGGGCAATACTTTGCGTGTAACATTTTTGGGGGAAGCAGGTGTTGACACAGGTGCCATTCGTAAGGAATTTCTTTCAG ATTTGATTGGTGAGATTGAGAAACACCTCTTTGAGCATAGAGGACACCAGAGAGGGAAGAGCCCCATCTACTCCCTAAGTAATCTGGAGAATGGATTTTTTAA gACTGCTGGAGAAGTGTTTTCGGTTAGTCTCGCTCAGGGTGGGCCTGCCCCCCGTTTCTTGAGGCCGTGGTGCTTTGATTATCTCTCATCTGGAGACTTGGATGAATCAACTCTCACTATAGATGATGTGGATGATGCTGAACtttataatttgattaaaaag GTGGAGGAAGAAGAAACCGATCTCTCTGCATGGAATGATCAAAtaattaactgtggttttactgggGCCATTAAACCTGAGAACAAAGAGGCCATAATAAG ATCAATTGTGCTGCATGCAACTCTACGTTTGTTCCCTTTGTTGAAGCAAATCCGAAAAGGTCTTGAAGTCTACAATTTCGTGGACATCCTGGAAAACCATTCCGGACTTTGCCACCAGATCTTTGTCCCTGATGTGGATGATGATGATAAG gcTGATGCAGACTTCATCATGCAGAACATTCTTCCGAAAATGTCGGAGAAGGGATCAGTACGAGAGACTTATGAAACAGCTATAATCAACTTTCTGCAAGACTTTCTCCAAGAAATTGAAAGCTGTG AGGATAACCCTGACGGAGACATCCTGCCCTTAACTGTCCCCGGTGTTATGCAATGGCTCACTGGCCAGGGACACAAACCTCTTCTAATGTCAGAACTTAAAGAATTCAAAATTTCTCTTCATTTTGACCATGAGTGTATGCAGAGGATGCCAGAACATAAAATATGCTTCCCAGTTGTAAGTGCCTGTGCcagaaaaattacatttcccaCAGTACACATGGGTGACTACAGTTCTTTTAAATCAGTCAAGTTGCAAGCCATTCAGTTTGACGACGGTTTTAACAGAATTTAA
- the LOC132109312 gene encoding uncharacterized protein LOC132109312, protein MAEQRHAGDGSQREYSDVCTAAQNLIGLLTQSLGQIQSAQGQQQQPQQRQQPPAISQPRIEQDMARSFPGMFKKSKKKTPNPQIHVKATPWKPFAVSIYLMSSNTDTSPTPSEELELLQAGLGKRVITISSNVNHSDVGMEEESLLLSLQTQRVIQAAFSKWLPPLEEQHCIWSLFKMSYVLIHCHSQQKSLRRCQRLLKMMMMM, encoded by the exons ATGGCAGAGCAGAGACATGCGGGTGATGGATCACAG AGAGAATATTCAGATGTCTGTACAGCTGCACAGAATTTAATAGGTCTTCTGACCCAAAGCCTTGGTCAGATTCAGTCAGCTCAGGGTCAGCAGCAGCAGCCACAACAACGACAGCAGCCTCCTGCTATTTCTCAGCCTCGAATAGAGCAGGATATGGCCAG aTCTTTTCCTGGGATGTTTAAAAAATCAAAGAAGAAAACTCCAAATCCACAAATACATGTGAAAGCCACACCTTGGAAACCATTTGCTGTTTCCATATATTTAATGAGCAGCAACACTGACACCTCACCCACACCTTCTGAAGAGCTTGAACTACTCCAGGCCGGACTAGGAAAACGGGTGATTACAATTTCATCCAATGTGAACCATTCGGAT GTGGGAATGGAAGAAGAAAGCTTACTGTTGTCCCTCCAGACTCAGAGGGTTATACAGGCAGCCTTCTCAAAATGGCTACCACCGCTGGAAGAACAGCACTGTATATGGTCCCTCTTCAAGATGAGTTATGTCTTGATCCACTGCCATTCTCAGCAGAAGAGTTTGCGAAGATGCCAAAG ACtactgaagatgatgatgatgatgtaa